The Antarcticibacterium flavum genome contains the following window.
GTCTCAAAATGTGTAGGGGAATTTGGAGGTTTGAATATCCTGGTGAATAATGCAGCTATTCAGTTTTCAAAAGAAAAAGTAGAGGAGCTGTCCACAAAGGATATTAAAGAGACCTTTGAAACCAATATTTATCCATACTTCTTTGTTGTGAAGGAGGCAATGAGCCATTTAAAAGATGGGGACACTATCATTAATACCACCTCTGTGACCGCATATCGCGGGAGTACGCACTTACTGGACTATTCCAGTACAAAGGGAGCTATAGTGAGTTTTACCCGCTCCCTTTCAAAAATGCTGGCATCAAAGAATATAAGGGTGAATGCTGTGGCACCTGGGCCAATCTGGACCCCGCTTATTCCTGCCACAATTGAAGGTGTAAGTGATTTTGGACAGGATACTCCTATGGGGCGTGCCGGGCAACCCAGCGAGGTGGGGCCGGCCTATGTCTTTCTGGCAGGGGAGGATAGCAGCTATATTACAGGACAGGTAATACATGTAAATGGAGGAGAAGTAGTTGGAGGGTAGCATCCATTATTTAACTTGCACTATTTCCACTTCGATCACTAAATAGTCTCACATGGAAAATTGGTTTACAGCATCTCCGGACTCCCTCTTCGTTATCATTATTAGCGCAATTGGAGTCTATCTCGCCGTGATTTTTCTTACTCAACTTGCAGGTAAACGTAGCTTTACCAAAATGTCCAGTTTTGATTTTGCAATGACCATCTCTATTGGAGCAATGATCGCAACCACAGTCCTTTCTCCTTCTGTTAGTTTCCTGCAAGGGGTGACGGGACTTACAGCGATCTTTTTACTGGAGATTTTTTCGAATTTTCTGAGGAAACGGTTTAAAATATATAGGAAAACCGTGGATAACCAGCCTATGTATTTGATGAAGGATTCCAAGGTGTTATGGGAAAATATGCAAAGTGCCAGAATCACCGAAGGGGACCTAAGGGCGGTGTTAAGAAGGAATAATGTGCATAATATCTCACAGGTAAAAGCTGTGATTTTTGAAAATACCGGTGATATTTCTGTGATCAGGGATTTAAATTCGAAGGAGGTGCCGGATGACTGGATCTTTGAAGATGTAAAATAATAAGTATGCTGGAGTGGACAGATATTTTGGGACTTGTGGCGGGGGTATGTACTACTGTTGCGGTGATCCCTCAAATTAGAAAAGCCTGGAAAACCAAGAAAGTAAAAGATGTTTCCCCGGGAATGTTCATTGTATTAATGGTAGGCCTTTTTTTATGGGTGATCTACGGGATAACGCAGGATGATATTCCTATTATAGCAACAAATGGGGTGGCCTTATGTCTCAATGGTATCATGCTTTTTTTAATGGTTAGATATAGGGAGAACTAGCCGGAAGAGGCGCAGGCCTAAACTTAACGACTGTTAATATTCCCGAAACTTAAGTGTAAAATCTTCTTAAACTCTCAGGCAAATAAGCGGCTGACTTTTATTTTTACAGATATAACTTTTATTATGCCGATAGAAACATCAAATGCCGAAGGGAAAACAAAGATTAAAAACTCTGAATCCCAAAAGATAAGAACAGAATTTCAAAATTTCATCATAGACAATAACCACCCCTGCGTTATGGCCCAAACGGTCTTTTCTATGGACAAGGTGGATTTTCACGTTTATGAGAATCTTGGATCCAAACAAACATCTGCAAAGATCCTGAAGGATCTCAAAAATTACATAGAAAAATATGATTTTGAATCCAATGACTTCCTAACATTCTTCGCAGTCTTTAAAGGAAGAAAGGAATTTACAGAGGTTCAGTTTGAAGAATTGCTCTGGAAGCAATTACAGTTTTTGCATGAACTGGACGACCAGCCCTGGGATCACGAAGTTGCAAGTGATCCCGAAGAAAACAACTTTAGCTTCAGCATAGGAGGTAAGGCGTTTTATATGGTGGGAATGCATCCAAATTCCTCCAGGATGGCGAGACAAAGTCCTTATCCTGCAATAGCCTTCAACCTGCACTGGCAGTTTGAGAAGCTGCGCGATATGGGGACATATGATACCGTAAGGAACAAAATAAGGGAACGGGATATGGAGCTGCAGGGTAGCAATAACCCAATGCTGGAAGATTTCGGAGAAAAAAGTGAAGCCCGTCAATATAGCGGAAGAAAAGTTGGAGAAGAATGGAAATGTCCGTTTCTTCAGGCAAAAAATAAGAATGTATCAGCCTAAGAAATATCTTAAGAAAGACAAGCAATATATCTACGATTTTATTAAGAGGAATCCTTTCGCCACTTTCGTGCTCCAGGGAGACAGGTTGCTGGCAACACATATCCCAGTTTTAATAAAAGGACCATTAGAGGATTTTACCTTATATGCACACATTGCAAACCATAATGAGCAGTTTTCTTTTCTTAAAGATGGGATAGAAGCACTTTAATTTTCCAGGGGCCTCATGGTTATGTTTCTTCTTCCTGGTATAAAGAGAAAGAAATAAGCACCTGGGATTATTCTGCAGTGCATGTGAATGTAAAATTGAAACTTCAAACAGAGGAGGAGCTGGAGGATTCCCTGCAGGACCTGGTTTACAAATTTGAAAAGCAACAGGAAAATCCGCTATACTTCAAGGATCTGCCAAGGGATATTATAGATGAAAATATATCAAGAATTACCGGTTTTTGGTGTGAACCTTTGAAAGTTGAAGCTATTGCAAAATTGCACCAGGGTTTTGATAGGGATGATCTGGAAAGCGTAACCAAACACCTCGAAACCAGGGATGATTCTATGGCCTGCCCCTTGAGCCGGGATATTAAAAAGGAAAACAACCTGGATTAAAAACCCGGGTTAGGGGACCATTAAAAAATGGTCTTTTTTCTTTTATATGATCTTTATCATATTCTGCTCACATTTGGATGTCCATCTTTGGAGATCCAAAAATTTTGACATGCATTATACCAGTCCGCACAGCTTTCATATTCCTGTTATGGGAATAGCTTTTACTATTGATTCTCCCTTTAAGGTGGCCCGTTATGGGATCACATCTGCAATATCGATCATAGAAGATAACCTTATAGAGGTTATGAGAAAATATTATTACCAGCAAAATAATGAGCCTTATTTTCCTATAACCCCAAAGGAGGAGGACTACAGGGCAAGGAGGATCACAGATTATCTTGACCTTATGAACCGGAATGTACAGGAGCAGCTGGAAAAGTTGAAATCCTCGGCTTTCGAAATGGGATCAGACATCGCTAAATATTTCGAAATGCTGCCAGATTCCAATGCCCTTAAGCAAAAGTACAGGGAGTTCCTGCACTTAAGCGATCCTGAAGCAAAAAAGGCGCTGGAAGAGGAGTTAAGAAAAAATGTGCAACCGGGGTCTATTGAGGTGAATATCATGACCAAGGTAGATAAGAACAACCTGGATGAGGCCGGGGTTCCAAGAGAAAATGGATCTGATGCGCTGGAGGCCCTTAAAGGATACGCAAAAAGTGATCTATCCAACTCTTCGGTTGTTTTCTCAGCGGGAATGAACCCTAGATTGTACAACTACCTCGAAAACTTCAGGGAATTTGATGCGCTTGGCTGGGGACAGTTTAAAAAGAAGATCGCCATTAAGGTGAGTGATTATCGTTCAGCATTGATCCAGGGAAAATATTTAGCCAAAAAAGGAATATGGGTAAGCGAGTTTAGAATAGAATCCGGGCTTAATTGCGGGGGACATGCATTTGCGACCCAGGGGATTTTGATGGGGCCAATACTGGAAGAATTCCGAAGCAAAAGAGAGGAACTGGCACAGGAGCTTTTTATTTTATATAATCCAGCGATACAGGAACGGGGGCAGGAAGGATTTGAAAATCCGCACCCTATAAAAATTACAGTTCAGGGCGGGATTGGTACTGCTGAAGAAGATAGCTTCCTTAGAAATCATTACAGGATTGACAGTACCGGGTGGGGCACGCCTTTTCTTTTATGTCCTGAAGCTACTACGGTGGACCAAAAAACTATGGAGGTCCTGTGCAAAGCCGAAGAAAAGGATATAGTGCTAAGTAAAGCTTCCCCACTGGGCGTGCCGTTCAATTATCTCAAAGGAACTACTGCTGAAAAGGAACGACTGGACCGTATTACCCGGGGAAAACCTGGAAGCCCCTGTACAGAAAAATTTCTTGTTTCCAATACAGAATTTACCAAAGAACCCATTTGTACAGCTTCAAAAAAATATCAAAAATTAAAGCTGCAAGAGCTACAAACTGCCGATTTACAGGAAGATGTGAGGGAACAAATGATAGGGGATCTTTTAAGCAAGGAGTGCCTTTGTATAGGTTTAAGCAATGCTGCTCCCGTTGAGTACAGGGAACCGTTTCTCAAGAAACTTGATGCCGTGACCATATGCCCGGGTCCCAATATTTCTAACTTCTCAAAAATTAGCAGCCTTAATGAGATGATAGATCATATATATGGCCGCGCGGCACTGGAGCTTAAAAAGGACCGGCCGCATATGTTTGTAAGAGAACTGCAATTATATATTTCCTATTTAAAGGATGAAATGAAAAGCAGTTTTAAATCAAATGCCAGGATGCTGAAGAGCTGGAATTCCTTTTTAACCGGTCTTACAGGAGGGGTGGAGTATTACAGGCAATTAGTAGAACAAAGTCTTATTGCCGAAAAGGAGAAATTCCTTAAAGACCTTCAGGAGGCAGAAGATGGAATAGGTGAGCTTTTCCAAAAAGTTCAGCAAATTTCTTTTGAGGAAAAAGAGAAAGCAAAAACCTAAAAATCCTTTAAACTTTGAAGGTTACAGGGTCTGTCCCCTGTTTTTTATTTATTATTGCCGAAGGTTATAAATATTTCAGAAATAAATAAACAGGAATTATGGTCCGGGAAATAGAGAAGCAGCAGGGAGCAGCATTTAAGCTTAAAAAAGGGCAGCGGTTAAAAGTAATTGATCCCAGGGGGAGCAGGTAAGTGATATGGTTTTGTTCAATGCCCATGATACCAGGGAGAAGATCTCCTCTGGAAAGACCCTGGATT
Protein-coding sequences here:
- a CDS encoding SDR family oxidoreductase, which gives rise to MSKPEKFPEQEQSQPGEQHKMNPEPEIIRENYKGSGKLENKVALITGGDSGIGRSVAVYFAREGANVAIVYLEEDEDAAETKKMVEAEGRKCLIIEGDLKKEEFCKRVVSKCVGEFGGLNILVNNAAIQFSKEKVEELSTKDIKETFETNIYPYFFVVKEAMSHLKDGDTIINTTSVTAYRGSTHLLDYSSTKGAIVSFTRSLSKMLASKNIRVNAVAPGPIWTPLIPATIEGVSDFGQDTPMGRAGQPSEVGPAYVFLAGEDSSYITGQVIHVNGGEVVGG
- a CDS encoding DUF421 domain-containing protein; the protein is MENWFTASPDSLFVIIISAIGVYLAVIFLTQLAGKRSFTKMSSFDFAMTISIGAMIATTVLSPSVSFLQGVTGLTAIFLLEIFSNFLRKRFKIYRKTVDNQPMYLMKDSKVLWENMQSARITEGDLRAVLRRNNVHNISQVKAVIFENTGDISVIRDLNSKEVPDDWIFEDVK
- a CDS encoding SemiSWEET family sugar transporter, whose translation is MLEWTDILGLVAGVCTTVAVIPQIRKAWKTKKVKDVSPGMFIVLMVGLFLWVIYGITQDDIPIIATNGVALCLNGIMLFLMVRYREN
- the gntA gene encoding guanitoxin biosynthesis heme-dependent pre-guanitoxin N-hydroxylase GntA, which translates into the protein MPIETSNAEGKTKIKNSESQKIRTEFQNFIIDNNHPCVMAQTVFSMDKVDFHVYENLGSKQTSAKILKDLKNYIEKYDFESNDFLTFFAVFKGRKEFTEVQFEELLWKQLQFLHELDDQPWDHEVASDPEENNFSFSIGGKAFYMVGMHPNSSRMARQSPYPAIAFNLHWQFEKLRDMGTYDTVRNKIRERDMELQGSNNPMLEDFGEKSEARQYSGRKVGEEWKCPFLQAKNKNVSA